Proteins from a genomic interval of Psychrobacter fulvigenes:
- a CDS encoding septal ring lytic transglycosylase RlpA family protein: MSYLIKSLVVTLSLLLSTTVFAGNTSYYGSKFHGKRTASGSIFNMNAMTAAHKTLPFGTEVEVTNKKTKQSVIVKITDRGPFTPGRILDLSKGAAGKINCQLCTTTMKILSYGDGKYRKQ; encoded by the coding sequence ATGTCTTATTTAATCAAGTCTTTGGTTGTCACGTTATCGCTACTGCTGAGTACCACAGTCTTTGCCGGTAACACCAGTTACTACGGTAGCAAATTTCATGGCAAACGCACCGCTAGCGGTAGTATATTCAATATGAATGCTATGACCGCTGCGCACAAAACGCTGCCGTTTGGTACGGAAGTAGAAGTGACCAACAAAAAGACAAAGCAGAGCGTAATAGTAAAAATCACAGATAGAGGTCCTTTTACACCAGGACGAATTCTTGATTTATCTAAAGGCGCTGCTGGTAAAATAAACTGTCAGCTTTGTACCACTACCATGAAGATTCTGTCTTATGGTGATGGTAAATACCGTAAGCAATAA
- a CDS encoding J domain-containing protein: MAEKNYYDILGVKKDASDAEIKKRYRKLVRQYHPDVSDDPDADNKIAEINNAYETIRDKEKRAEYDAMLNNPFAGQGGAGGFGGFGGQSGGQQGGFRWEDIKDQFGDGEAFGDGGFRFDDIFSAFGRGARGGQSQQGGFDQFGGGFGAQDSKGQDQHAEITVDLASVYSGDDYSIKLNVPVRQPNGSVDYENKTLKIKIPKGITDGKQIRLAGQGAAGIGSGKNGDLFLKVKIRHTDNIRLEGADVYQTVNIAPWEAALGEKVNVTTPAGTLGVSIPKNSKSGSNLRLKGKGIPAKQAGDLYLTLNIINPDVSTETEKQAYEQLKQAFAHASIQR; encoded by the coding sequence ATGGCAGAAAAAAACTACTATGACATTTTAGGGGTCAAAAAAGACGCCTCAGACGCTGAGATAAAAAAGAGATACCGTAAGCTCGTTCGTCAATATCACCCTGATGTCAGCGACGATCCAGATGCTGATAATAAGATTGCTGAAATTAATAACGCATATGAAACCATCAGGGACAAAGAAAAGCGTGCTGAATATGACGCCATGTTAAACAACCCCTTTGCCGGTCAAGGTGGCGCAGGTGGGTTCGGCGGCTTTGGCGGTCAGTCTGGTGGACAGCAGGGTGGCTTCCGCTGGGAAGATATCAAAGATCAGTTTGGCGATGGTGAGGCCTTTGGCGATGGCGGCTTTCGCTTTGATGACATCTTTTCGGCTTTTGGTCGCGGCGCACGCGGTGGGCAGTCACAACAGGGTGGCTTTGATCAGTTTGGTGGTGGCTTTGGTGCTCAAGACAGTAAAGGCCAAGATCAACATGCAGAGATTACCGTCGATTTAGCCTCTGTATATAGCGGTGACGACTATAGTATCAAGCTAAACGTTCCTGTTCGTCAGCCTAACGGCAGCGTTGACTACGAGAATAAAACCCTCAAAATAAAAATACCTAAAGGTATCACTGATGGTAAGCAAATCCGCCTAGCAGGGCAAGGCGCTGCTGGTATTGGCAGTGGTAAAAACGGCGATTTATTTCTGAAAGTCAAGATTCGCCATACGGACAATATCCGCTTAGAAGGTGCCGATGTCTATCAGACAGTGAATATCGCTCCATGGGAAGCGGCGCTGGGCGAAAAAGTAAACGTCACGACGCCAGCAGGCACGCTAGGTGTTAGTATCCCAAAAAACAGTAAGTCTGGCAGCAACTTACGCCTAAAAGGCAAAGGCATCCCAGCTAAGCAAGCGGGTGATCTTTATTTGACTCTAAATATTATCAACCCTGATGTCAGCACCGAGACAGAAAAACAAGCTTATGAACAACTGAAACAAGCCTTTGCTCATGCATCCATTCAGCGTTGA
- a CDS encoding chaperone modulator CbpM: MKHSPELNDIVLSLDELVSACGQEHQWVLALIEENIIEYDVPDSEQFTGYQLTTVRRASRLSRDFEASVPAIGLILELLDELEQLRQFKRQWELEAPTVEVEVRHIK; encoded by the coding sequence ATGAAACACTCGCCCGAATTAAACGATATTGTTTTGAGCTTAGATGAGCTAGTGTCTGCGTGCGGTCAGGAGCACCAATGGGTATTGGCGTTGATTGAAGAGAATATCATCGAATATGATGTCCCAGATAGTGAGCAGTTCACAGGCTATCAGCTAACGACCGTCCGCCGTGCTTCACGCCTGAGCCGTGACTTTGAAGCCAGCGTGCCTGCTATTGGCTTGATCCTTGAACTATTAGATGAGCTTGAGCAACTACGCCAATTCAAGCGTCAGTGGGAACTAGAAGCACCAACGGTGGAAGTGGAAGTTCGTCATATTAAATAG
- the sstT gene encoding serine/threonine transporter SstT: MRSLIAMYQRIGLVPLIIIGLVLGVLIGWLAPNIGIALGLLGTLFVGALKAVAPVLVFILVMAAICQHRSGSEVYIKPVLIMYVFGTFLAALTAVGASFLFPTELVLINATIEQVPPANLKEVLTNLLMNLVANPVEAVANANYIGILAWALIIGFALRQAGEATRNMVVDFSEAISQVVKWVIALAPFGILGLVANTVAETGFEALAGYARILMVLVGCMLFIALVANPIIVLVKTGKNPYPLVFTCLRESGITAFFTRSSAANIPVNMNLADKLGLHKDTYSVTIPLGATINMAGAAITINVLTLAAAHTLGIEVTFASALLLSLVATISACGASGVAGGSLLLIPLAASLFSIPNDIAMQVVAIGFIIGVIQDSAETALNSSTDVLFTAAADPKYSR; this comes from the coding sequence ATGCGATCATTGATTGCGATGTACCAACGAATAGGACTGGTGCCGCTGATTATTATCGGCTTAGTGCTAGGGGTGTTAATTGGCTGGCTTGCGCCTAATATCGGTATTGCCTTAGGACTACTCGGTACACTGTTTGTCGGTGCACTAAAAGCTGTAGCGCCTGTGCTGGTCTTTATTTTGGTGATGGCAGCGATTTGTCAGCATCGCAGTGGTAGTGAGGTTTATATCAAGCCAGTGCTGATTATGTATGTCTTTGGCACTTTTTTGGCAGCACTGACGGCGGTTGGAGCAAGCTTCTTATTCCCAACCGAACTGGTACTCATAAACGCCACTATCGAGCAAGTACCTCCAGCGAACCTAAAGGAGGTCTTGACCAATCTACTCATGAACCTCGTCGCAAACCCAGTCGAAGCTGTCGCCAATGCCAACTATATCGGTATCTTGGCATGGGCATTAATCATCGGCTTTGCGCTACGTCAAGCAGGAGAGGCCACGCGCAATATGGTGGTGGACTTTTCTGAAGCTATCTCGCAAGTGGTCAAATGGGTCATTGCGCTCGCGCCTTTTGGTATCTTAGGCTTGGTCGCCAATACAGTGGCTGAGACAGGCTTTGAAGCACTGGCAGGTTATGCGCGTATTTTGATGGTATTGGTCGGCTGTATGCTATTCATTGCGCTGGTTGCCAACCCTATTATTGTCCTCGTCAAAACGGGCAAAAACCCTTATCCACTGGTATTTACTTGCTTGCGTGAGTCAGGCATTACTGCCTTCTTTACGCGTAGCTCGGCGGCCAATATTCCAGTAAACATGAACCTCGCCGACAAGTTAGGTCTGCACAAAGATACTTATTCGGTCACCATTCCACTCGGTGCCACCATCAATATGGCAGGTGCGGCGATTACGATTAACGTGTTGACGCTGGCTGCTGCGCATACGCTCGGTATCGAAGTAACTTTTGCTTCAGCATTGCTATTGAGTTTAGTAGCGACCATTAGTGCTTGCGGTGCTTCTGGTGTCGCTGGTGGCTCATTGTTACTGATTCCGCTTGCCGCTAGCTTGTTTAGTATTCCAAACGACATTGCCATGCAAGTAGTCGCAATTGGTTTTATCATTGGTGTGATTCAGGATTCTGCAGAAACGGCACTGAACTCGTCGACCGACGTGCTATTTACAGCGGCGGCTGATCCAAAATACTCTCGTTAA
- a CDS encoding DNA polymerase III subunit chi, which yields MQISFYILSESKAQDLLGFICQLTQTALNKSNQSLLILAEEDVLLGTLDEALWAHDASSFIPHQRLNNDSSTATDNTADTADTADTATKLAPVLLSSYMPIDFDGIVLNITPRPVNDFMAVAGSAHPTRVLELIKPDAKSMQDGRNKYKHYQQLEYQLTHFKV from the coding sequence ATGCAAATTAGCTTTTATATATTAAGTGAGAGTAAAGCCCAAGACCTCTTGGGCTTTATTTGTCAGTTGACCCAAACTGCACTTAATAAAAGCAACCAGTCGTTATTAATCCTTGCTGAAGAGGATGTCTTACTTGGCACACTTGATGAGGCACTGTGGGCGCATGATGCCAGCAGCTTCATTCCGCATCAACGTCTTAACAATGATAGCAGCACAGCGACTGACAATACTGCTGATACTGCTGATACTGCTGATACTGCTACCAAGTTAGCACCTGTATTGCTCAGCAGCTATATGCCAATCGATTTTGATGGTATTGTGCTCAATATCACTCCTCGACCAGTCAATGACTTTATGGCGGTCGCTGGTAGCGCGCACCCTACTCGCGTGCTTGAGCTGATTAAACCTGATGCAAAAAGCATGCAAGATGGGCGCAATAAGTACAAGCACTATCAGCAGTTAGAGTATCAACTCACGCACTTTAAAGTGTAG
- a CDS encoding leucyl aminopeptidase — MNIKLTQQLPQTHTKKILKKEAKDKDEACLVVLVDDKKNILAESALTDYTTRIEQLIEVSHFNGKACETVADYALAGDKKTAKQNPVQLFLVGVGNVDRLNNTVLQKIAKTIYDSTQKRVASITVVLGDTLEDTQFGQFALNLLAASYRFDKYKSEQTTPILTDIYVLADAALEPALDFAQSVFAGQSLTRDVANEPGNICFPAYMAEQAEALAKTYPDLLKVTVLGEDEMAELGMDCFLAVAQGSTKEGKLVLMEYQGKSKFGAKTTTSSAKVSGGLKALADKIPTKLPNKKSAKNADKDSADDVQATNDDAPIVLVGKGVTFDSGGISIKPGAAMDEMKFDMGGSAAVLGTIKALCEARLPINVVGALACAENMPSGDATRPGDIVKAMNGKSVEILNTDAEGRLVLADTLCYVQRYQPKAIIDVATLTGACVVALGHVRSAVFSNDEDVLFELENASMQSGDLVWHMPMDDAYQSQLDSPIADMQNIGGKGAGAVTAACFLSRFVEEGQAWAHLDIAGTAWNSGKEKAATGRPVPLFMQYLKNSI; from the coding sequence ATGAATATTAAATTAACCCAACAATTACCCCAAACTCATACCAAAAAGATTCTCAAAAAAGAAGCCAAAGATAAAGACGAAGCTTGCCTAGTAGTACTCGTTGATGACAAAAAAAACATCCTTGCCGAATCTGCGTTAACGGATTATACAACTCGTATTGAGCAATTAATCGAAGTCTCGCATTTCAATGGCAAAGCCTGTGAGACTGTCGCTGACTACGCATTGGCAGGTGACAAAAAAACTGCTAAGCAAAATCCAGTGCAGCTATTTTTGGTCGGTGTGGGTAATGTTGATAGGCTCAACAACACCGTATTACAAAAGATCGCTAAGACTATCTATGACAGCACGCAAAAGCGTGTCGCTTCAATCACAGTCGTGCTTGGTGATACCTTAGAAGACACTCAGTTCGGTCAGTTTGCGCTGAATCTATTGGCAGCAAGCTATCGCTTTGATAAGTACAAATCTGAGCAAACCACACCTATCCTCACGGATATTTATGTACTGGCTGATGCAGCGCTTGAGCCTGCATTGGACTTTGCACAATCTGTCTTTGCCGGTCAAAGCCTAACCCGTGACGTGGCCAATGAGCCAGGCAACATCTGTTTCCCAGCTTATATGGCAGAGCAAGCCGAAGCACTGGCAAAAACCTATCCTGACCTACTAAAAGTAACGGTACTGGGTGAAGATGAGATGGCAGAGCTGGGCATGGATTGCTTCTTAGCAGTCGCTCAGGGCTCTACCAAAGAAGGTAAGCTTGTGCTGATGGAGTATCAAGGTAAGTCAAAATTTGGCGCAAAAACCACTACCAGTAGTGCAAAAGTCAGCGGTGGTCTAAAAGCGCTGGCTGATAAAATACCGACCAAACTTCCTAATAAGAAGTCTGCTAAAAATGCTGACAAAGACAGCGCTGATGATGTACAAGCTACAAACGATGATGCACCAATTGTATTGGTTGGTAAAGGCGTGACCTTTGACTCAGGTGGTATCTCAATCAAGCCAGGTGCAGCGATGGATGAGATGAAGTTTGATATGGGCGGTTCAGCCGCTGTACTCGGTACCATCAAAGCCTTGTGTGAAGCACGCTTACCAATTAACGTCGTCGGCGCGTTGGCCTGCGCAGAAAACATGCCATCAGGTGATGCAACTCGTCCTGGCGATATCGTAAAAGCCATGAATGGTAAATCCGTTGAAATCCTAAATACCGATGCGGAAGGCCGCTTAGTACTTGCCGACACGCTATGCTACGTACAACGTTATCAACCAAAAGCCATCATCGATGTGGCAACCTTAACGGGCGCTTGTGTCGTGGCCTTAGGTCATGTGCGCTCAGCAGTATTTAGTAATGATGAAGACGTACTATTTGAGCTTGAAAACGCCAGCATGCAATCAGGCGATCTCGTTTGGCATATGCCAATGGATGATGCTTATCAATCGCAGCTCGACTCGCCGATCGCTGATATGCAAAACATCGGTGGCAAAGGAGCTGGCGCAGTCACCGCTGCTTGTTTCTTATCTCGCTTCGTCGAAGAAGGTCAAGCATGGGCGCATCTAGACATCGCTGGTACGGCATGGAACTCAGGTAAAGAAAAAGCTGCAACCGGTCGTCCAGTACCACTGTTTATGCAATATCTAAAAAACAGTATCTAA